In Styela clava chromosome 6, kaStyClav1.hap1.2, whole genome shotgun sequence, the genomic window ATTCATTGATTTGTTGAAAAACAATGAGGTAATATAATTTGATGTTTGTTTGACATTATCTGCTGCTGAAGTCAGCAAAGACAATGTCGCTGATATGGCGACTAAATAGTCTTTCATGGACCCTTGTTGGTTGTGGTCTCAAATATTGTTTTGGTACAacgcatgacgaaaataaatatctgaattgaATTGAAACAAAGTCTTATTGATTCACCTATTCTGTGTATTTGCTAATAGTATTGCTCATGAATTCAAAAACTCAATAAGACAATATCGTATTGTTACTATGGTAAAGTAGAATGGCtttcagtttgaaaaaataacttACAATGACTTAAGCTGATTGACTGCTTTATGCAAGGTCAAAGTATTTTCCTGGAGGATTTTAGAATTTTCCCTTTTTAATTTAATCTCTTATgtttaattgtttattttaggcGATACATGCTGCAATCCACTAAGCATGGgcagaataataaaaatggtTGAAAATCAAATTCCAGGAATTTATGTTCATTCGCTTCAGATAGGATCCACGTTTTCTGAAGACACTTTAAATGGTTTTTTGATGCCAGTTCCTGAACAGGTGCTGAAAATTACAATTGAATGTTATGAACGATAGAAAATAGAATCATCAATTTTAGTGGTATTGCTATAACGATAAATCTTCTGCCCCACACTTATTCCACAGGAATAAAACACCAAATTATTTTCCTCAATTGAGTAGCTGTTTGATTTGGTGATCGACCTAAATATGATGGTAACAACTAAGTAATTACTTATAAAATTGTACAAACATTCCAACTATAACTGTTTTCTTTATCTCTGGTAACAGTTATCCAAACGGTATTTTTTTGGATATCGTgcatttcatcttcaaccaatTCTTGATAAATATCTTTGTTACCAAAAATGACTGGATATCACTCATgcaatttcattaaaattagTGGATGGATGTTGGTCAAAAAATCAATAAGTCTTGTATAAAAATTTAagctttttttattgtattttcagATAGAACTCGCTTGTAGTAAAGTACAAAATGATCCTCATTTACAAAATGGCTTTAATGTGATGGGATTTTCGCAAGGTGCTCAGTTTCTGTAAGTAGTGGACATACTAATATAGACTCAGTACTTGTACCATTTGAAGTTTTATAAAGCCTTATCATTCAAGGATTTATGATTCAACAGAATGAGGGTTTCTCAAGTGTTCATTATATAATTCTTTAATTTGCAATTAATTGTGATTGTTCTCTGCCTTTTTTCACAGGAGAGCACTCATTCAGCAATGTGATGGTATAACAGTCCATAACCTGATTTCGATTGGGGGGCAACACCAAGGTGTCTATGGATTTCCAAACTGTATGGGTGATGATATTGAAATGTGTGATTATGTAAGACGTCTTTTGAATATGGGAGCATACTTTCCTCCTATTCAAAACAGgtatgtttttttaaaaaataattcactTGGTGTTTAGCATTCAACAATCCTATTGCCTGACAATCAGAAGAGGGTGATTGTACTGTTTTTATGCCTAGCACTTGCTAGGATTAAGGATTTTCCTTATTCATTTCTAAGTTTTGTTATCAACTGCTCATTTAGGTTGGGTAATATATCTTTTTAGGTTAATATATCTAGTTAATAATGCAGTTGTTTAATAGTCAATGAGTTCCATAAAATTTGCTaaacaaaatcttcaaatttcTATCGATTTAAATATACAATGCTAGTACATCATTAAGTTAGTAGAGTGGTCTGCTGGACTTACTGTTCTTTTTCAGTATCTCAAGGTGTACCTAACTGGATTATGCACTGCCAACCACAACAGTATTTAGTTGCATGTCTGTGCAAATAAAATGCACAATTGACATTTCTTAAAGTGCTGAAACAACTATTGTATAACATGCTTACTTGCAGTTGTATGTATTTTGTATGACTTTTATCCAATTATTGCAGAAAGTAATGCAATGAAAGCAATCCCTCTAAATATAGTAAGGCATAGTGATTTGATCAAACATTTCACAATACAATCTCATTTGTCAGTGTTATTTATTGTTACTGTAAAAGTCAAGTATGAAAAGTAGCAAGGTGCTTTGAAATGTGTCTTTTTATGAAGTTCCTCTTTATTTcgtatttaaaaaaacataaataaaaatacatatttttcagACTTGTTCAAGCTCAGTATTGGCATGATCCGATACACgaagacaaatatttttctgattgtATCTTTCTCCCTGTCATCAACAATGATAATGTTAGAAATAGTACTTATGTCAGACGTCTCAGATCACTTTCGAAATTTGTGATGGTGAAATTCAACAATGATACAATGGTTCAACCAATTGAAAGCGAGGTGTGGTAtccatatattttataatttaatcaGATTGACTCAGTTGTGGTTTAAGGAAGGGGCAGGCCTGCACAACGtacgggccacatgtggccctgGTAAGCTTCTTATGCGACTCGCGagatgatttaaaaatattcacttaTACGTACGAAATGTATGCGTTGGTGCCAAAGAACAATTATAAGTCATTTCTTGATGAATTCATCTAAATATTAAGCTTTTTATGCGACTCGCGAgatgatttaaaatattcactTATACGTGCGAAATGTATGCGTTGGTGCCAAAGAACAATTATAAGTCATTTCTTGATGAATTCATCTAAATCCAAGTTGTCCAAGTACTATCACACCTGATGTAGGATTTTGGCCCTGATTCTGCATCATAATATCTCGTGCACTGCAAGGAAATGTAGAATGTATGCAATAGTAAAGTCTTGTTCCGGAATTTTTCACCAAAACTGAATTTTTGAACAAGAATTTTTGCATAAGTTCATTTTGAAATCATGTTGATATATTTTCcagtctgttttatttttttctagtgGTTTGGATTCTATGCTCCGGGAAAAGATAACAACATCTTGACCTTACAGGAAACAGAACTGTACAAGAATGTAAGTATGCACCTAATAGCGCAACGGGTATAATATGTAATCATTTTAGGAGAAAAATATCTCTACTTATAATCTATCGATACAGGATCAGCTTGGACTCAAAAAGATGGATGAAGCTGGAAAATTAGTCTTCCTTGCTACAAACGGAGAACATTTGCAGTTTTCTGATGATtggtttattgaaaatatagttccttatttgcaataattgcTGGAGTATTATGGTTACTgcttgtaatatatataatatcccTTCCTTCTTAATTACTTCTACCTCTAGTTATTCTTGTCATTTGATTTTCATTATGAAAATTTCGCCAGTAATTGTCGTGTATATGTGCGTGAAGTATTAACATATTTTTATGACCAAAAAGCTCAGATGCTTTTATTAGATTCTATAAATTTCTTTCCTGTTTTATCGAGCTTGTTTGTGTTTCCCTATATGTAGCTTAGTGTTTCCCTATATGTAGCTTAGATAGACTTCAGTAGTATTTAGATAAATGTCAATTAGACAGATAAGTAATGTCCTTATTGCATTTTATGCAAAAAGTTTTGTGTTCTTTTTCAGCAGATTT contains:
- the LOC120331447 gene encoding palmitoyl-protein thioesterase 1-like, which encodes MRSVIALIAFFFLLECSDITALRVPTPLVIWHGMGDTCCNPLSMGRIIKMVENQIPGIYVHSLQIGSTFSEDTLNGFLMPVPEQIELACSKVQNDPHLQNGFNVMGFSQGAQFLRALIQQCDGITVHNLISIGGQHQGVYGFPNCMGDDIEMCDYVRRLLNMGAYFPPIQNRLVQAQYWHDPIHEDKYFSDCIFLPVINNDNVRNSTYVRRLRSLSKFVMVKFNNDTMVQPIESEWFGFYAPGKDNNILTLQETELYKNDQLGLKKMDEAGKLVFLATNGEHLQFSDDWFIENIVPYLQ